One window of Marinomonas primoryensis genomic DNA carries:
- a CDS encoding dihydrodipicolinate synthase family protein has product MNKDIFYGVIPALMTPCKADRTPDYDALVKKGKQMIEAGMSAVVYCGSMGDWPLLTDKERMEGVDRLVKAGVPVMVGTGAINTKSAVALAAHAEKVGAAGLMVIPRVLSRGSVISAQINHFKAILAAAPSIPAIIYNSPVYGFETRADVFFALRKEHKNLIGFKEFGSKEAMRYAAENITSNDEEVLLMVGVDTRVFHGFVNCGATGSITGIGTALPKEVLLLTHLSKMAATGNAEARMRAQELEEAMSVLASFDEGPELVLFFKYLLVLNGEEEYRLHFNETDELNEEQRRYCEKQYQLFKTWFAQWVKQGGVITECLS; this is encoded by the coding sequence ATGAACAAAGATATTTTTTACGGCGTAATACCGGCTTTAATGACACCATGCAAAGCAGACCGTACACCGGATTACGACGCCTTAGTGAAAAAAGGCAAACAGATGATAGAAGCAGGGATGTCTGCTGTTGTGTATTGTGGATCCATGGGTGATTGGCCGTTGTTGACGGATAAAGAGCGTATGGAAGGCGTAGATCGCCTTGTGAAAGCGGGCGTTCCCGTCATGGTTGGTACTGGTGCGATCAATACGAAATCGGCTGTCGCTCTCGCGGCCCATGCCGAGAAGGTCGGTGCCGCTGGCCTCATGGTCATTCCACGTGTTTTGTCTCGTGGCTCGGTGATTTCTGCGCAAATTAATCATTTCAAAGCCATTCTTGCGGCGGCACCGTCTATTCCAGCCATCATCTACAACAGCCCTGTATACGGTTTTGAAACACGAGCTGATGTCTTCTTTGCGCTTCGTAAAGAACACAAAAACCTGATTGGCTTCAAAGAGTTTGGCAGTAAAGAAGCCATGCGCTATGCCGCTGAAAACATTACGTCTAACGATGAAGAAGTGTTGTTGATGGTTGGCGTAGATACTCGAGTGTTTCATGGATTCGTAAACTGTGGCGCCACAGGATCCATCACCGGTATCGGTACCGCATTACCAAAAGAAGTATTGTTGCTTACTCATCTTTCAAAAATGGCCGCTACTGGAAATGCAGAAGCTCGTATGCGAGCTCAAGAGTTAGAAGAAGCCATGTCCGTTCTTGCCAGTTTTGACGAAGGCCCAGAGCTTGTATTGTTCTTTAAATACCTATTGGTATTAAATGGTGAAGAAGAATATCGCCTGCACTTTAATGAAACAGATGAACTAAACGAAGAGCAACGCAGATACTGCGAAAAACAATACCAGCTTTTCAAAACGTGGTTTGCTCAGTGGGTAAAACAAGGTGGAGTGATTACTGAATGCTTATCGTAG
- a CDS encoding amino acid ABC transporter ATP-binding protein, whose translation MIQIRDLHKHFGDLHVLKGINLDVSKGEVLSIIGSSGSGKSTLLYCINGLEAIQQGTVHINGTDVHAKNTDINKLRQKLGMVFQQWNSFPHLTTLENVALAPRIVKGKSKEEALELAAKQLKHVGLGDKLKNYPVSLSGGQQQRLAIARALAMEPEYMLFDEATSALDPEKVGEVLDTMRLLAEEGMTMICVTHEMGFAREVSDRVAYFHEGIMEEIGPPQQIFEDAQSEHTRKFLMNVR comes from the coding sequence ATGATTCAAATACGTGATCTGCATAAACACTTCGGCGACCTTCATGTTCTTAAAGGCATTAACCTCGATGTCAGTAAGGGAGAAGTATTGTCCATCATTGGCTCTTCAGGCTCGGGGAAATCCACCTTGCTGTACTGCATTAATGGTCTTGAGGCCATTCAGCAAGGTACGGTTCATATCAATGGCACCGATGTACACGCTAAGAATACTGACATTAACAAATTGCGCCAAAAGCTGGGGATGGTATTCCAACAATGGAACAGTTTTCCTCACTTAACCACCTTAGAGAATGTGGCATTGGCTCCTCGTATTGTAAAAGGAAAGTCTAAGGAGGAAGCTCTAGAGCTTGCCGCTAAACAGTTAAAACACGTTGGGCTGGGCGACAAGTTAAAAAATTACCCCGTTTCATTGTCTGGTGGTCAACAACAACGCTTGGCCATAGCGCGCGCGCTCGCTATGGAGCCAGAATACATGTTATTTGATGAAGCGACGTCGGCACTGGACCCTGAAAAAGTAGGCGAAGTTCTCGACACCATGCGTCTTCTTGCAGAAGAAGGGATGACGATGATTTGTGTTACCCATGAAATGGGATTTGCACGAGAAGTCTCCGATAGAGTGGCTTATTTCCATGAGGGAATCATGGAAGAAATTGGCCCACCACAACAAATTTTTGAAGACGCTCAGTCAGAACACACGCGTAAATTTCTTATGAATGTCCGCTAG